A part of Diprion similis isolate iyDipSimi1 chromosome 12, iyDipSimi1.1, whole genome shotgun sequence genomic DNA contains:
- the LOC124413394 gene encoding uncharacterized protein LOC124413394 isoform X1, with translation MGSSPEKCCCQSPRSAPSSAMYNPQRQQPHPPYDPMTQQPSSPQNQNQPCHSFTPYNPPCPSRLYPEPKKSTFGSTIFTGLIILSICAFLYYYYYTYVLPRTGFRNLTRSPFYEGHNPTSFHLTRSTVGHASADEIGQSEDPDDVHENDSAEYVALQSSGRSRQPSLHGIRRDVKPGQSTEPHHRCTRVSIDSSSRRQDSSDNLSGHGGRSKSCLDGVPRSKTRNAGI, from the exons ATGGGATCCAGTCCGGAAAAATGTTGCTGCCAATCTCCCCGCTCGGCACCCTCGTCTGCGATGTACAACCCCCAACGACAACAACCGCATCCGCCCTACGACCCTATGACTCAGCAGCCATCGTCGCCTCAAAATCAGAATCAACCCTGTCACAGTTTTACCCCGTACAACCCCCCCTGCCCGAGCAGATTGTACCCGGAGCCTAAGAAAAGCACGTTTGGATCGACAATTTTTACCGGGCTTATCATCCTCTCGATTTGCGCCTTCCtgtactactactactacacGTACGTCCTGCCAAGGACAGGGTTTCGAAACCTGACTCGATCTCCCTTTTACGAAGGCCACAACCCGACGAGTTTTCACTTGACCAGATCAACTGTG GGACATGCGTCGGCGGATGAGATTGGCCAGTCTGAGGACCCTGACGATGTTCACGAAAATGACTCCGCCGAGTACGTTGCACTGCAATCGTCCGGAAGGAGCAGGCAACCTTCGTTG caCGGAATTCGAAGAGATGTAAAGCCTGGCCAATCGACGGAACCTCACCATCGTTGCACGCGGGTTTCTATCGATTCTTCGTCAAGGAGGCAAGACTCTTCCGACAACCTGTCTGGTCACGGAGGCAGGAGCAAGTCCTGTCTGGATGGCGTGCCCCGTTCGAAGACTAGAAACGCCGGAATCTAA
- the LOC124413394 gene encoding uncharacterized protein LOC124413394 isoform X2, which produces MGSSPEKCCCQSPRSAPSSAMYNPQRQQPHPPYDPMTQQPSSPQNQNQPCHSFTPYNPPCPSRLYPEPKKSTFGSTIFTGLIILSICAFLYYYYYTYVLPRTGFRNLTRSPFYEGHNPTSFHLTRSTVHGIRRDVKPGQSTEPHHRCTRVSIDSSSRRQDSSDNLSGHGGRSKSCLDGVPRSKTRNAGI; this is translated from the exons ATGGGATCCAGTCCGGAAAAATGTTGCTGCCAATCTCCCCGCTCGGCACCCTCGTCTGCGATGTACAACCCCCAACGACAACAACCGCATCCGCCCTACGACCCTATGACTCAGCAGCCATCGTCGCCTCAAAATCAGAATCAACCCTGTCACAGTTTTACCCCGTACAACCCCCCCTGCCCGAGCAGATTGTACCCGGAGCCTAAGAAAAGCACGTTTGGATCGACAATTTTTACCGGGCTTATCATCCTCTCGATTTGCGCCTTCCtgtactactactactacacGTACGTCCTGCCAAGGACAGGGTTTCGAAACCTGACTCGATCTCCCTTTTACGAAGGCCACAACCCGACGAGTTTTCACTTGACCAGATCAACTGTG caCGGAATTCGAAGAGATGTAAAGCCTGGCCAATCGACGGAACCTCACCATCGTTGCACGCGGGTTTCTATCGATTCTTCGTCAAGGAGGCAAGACTCTTCCGACAACCTGTCTGGTCACGGAGGCAGGAGCAAGTCCTGTCTGGATGGCGTGCCCCGTTCGAAGACTAGAAACGCCGGAATCTAA